One window of Phycisphaeraceae bacterium genomic DNA carries:
- a CDS encoding RNA polymerase sigma factor has translation MPNLNAQPTDEALFERYRGGDTQAFRTLIERHHDDLLAFLFRLVGDRQAAEDVFQEAWVQVHLSADTFDRERTFRPWLFTIAANKGRDYLRKKGRRQTVDLSAPVRQDGDGTATFVDLLEVDIPPPDASMQASERDAMVQQAIQSMSPQLREILLLAYFQRLSYAQIAEDLQIPLGTVKSRLHAAVASFAQRFGQVSRSASDQEHS, from the coding sequence GTGCCCAATCTGAACGCACAACCGACCGACGAAGCACTCTTTGAGCGGTACCGGGGTGGAGACACCCAGGCGTTTCGGACGCTCATCGAACGGCATCACGACGACTTACTGGCGTTTTTGTTCAGGTTAGTGGGGGATCGGCAGGCCGCGGAGGATGTCTTCCAGGAGGCCTGGGTCCAGGTCCACCTCTCTGCGGATACGTTCGACCGAGAACGCACATTCCGACCATGGCTTTTTACGATCGCCGCGAACAAGGGGCGGGACTACCTCCGTAAGAAGGGGCGGCGGCAGACGGTCGATCTGTCGGCGCCGGTTCGTCAGGACGGCGATGGGACGGCGACATTTGTGGATCTTCTGGAGGTGGATATACCTCCTCCTGATGCTTCGATGCAGGCGAGTGAGCGGGACGCCATGGTACAGCAGGCAATACAGAGCATGTCGCCGCAGCTCCGAGAGATTCTGCTACTTGCGTATTTCCAGCGTCTTTCCTACGCACAGATCGCTGAGGACCTTCAGATCCCGCTTGGAACGGTCAAATCGAGACTCCATGCGGCGGTTGCGTCCTTTGCGCAAAGGTTCGGGCAGGTCTCACGGAGCGCATCAGATCAAGAGCATTCCTAA